The following proteins are co-located in the Malus sylvestris chromosome 13, drMalSylv7.2, whole genome shotgun sequence genome:
- the LOC126596507 gene encoding fructose-bisphosphate aldolase 3, chloroplastic-like has product MACSSFAKLNASSSQWIGQQSFTQRPGSSTSLATRRVAVPIRAKAYIDELVLTAKTIASPGRGILAIDESNATCGKRLDSIGLDNTEVNRQAYRQLLLTTPGLGEYISGAILFEETLYQSTTDGKKFVDVLCDQKIVPGIKVDKGLVPLPGSNNESWCQGLDGLASRSAEYYKQGARFAKWRTVVSIPCGPSALAVKEAAWGLARYAAISQDNGLVPIVEPEILLDGDHPIERTLEVAEKVWSEVFYYLAENNVVFEGILLKPSMVTPGAEHKEKATPEAIAKATLTVLKRRVPPAVPGIMFLSGGQSEAEATLNLNAMNQNPNPWHVSFSYARALQNSVLKAWQGHPENVDAAQKALLVRAKANSLAQLGKYSAAGEDEEAKKGMFVKGYTY; this is encoded by the exons ATGGCCTGTTCCAGCTTCGCGAAGCTTAACGCGTCGTCATCTCAGTGGATCGGACAGCAGTCCTTCACTCAGCGCCCAGGATCATCGACTAGCCTCGCTACTCGTCGAGTCGCCGTCCCGATCCGAGCCAAGGCCTACATCGACGAACTCGTCCTAACCGCT AAAACCATTGCATCCCCTGGTCGTGGTATACTTGCCATTGATGAATCAAATGCAACTTGTGGAAAGAGGTTAGACTCTATTGGGTTGGACAATACCGAGGTTAACCGACAGGCTTACAGGCAGCTTTTGTTGACCACCCCTGGCCTCGGCGAATACATTTCTGGTGCCATTCTTTTCGAGGAAACACTTTACCAGTCTACAACCGATGGGAAGAAATTTGTGGATGTGTTGTGTGACCAGAAAATTGTACCTGGAATCAAAGTTGACAAG GGTTTGGTTCCCCTGCCGGGATCAAACAATGAATCTTGGTGCCAAGGCTTAGATGGATTGGCTTCACGATCTGCTGAGTACTACAAGCAAGGTGCTCGTTTTGCTAAATG GCGTACAGTTGTTAGCATTCCTTGTGGTCCTTCTGCTCTAGCTGTTAAGGAAGCTGCATGGGGACTTGCTCGTTATGCTGCCATTTCTCAG GACAATGGTCTTGTGCCCATTGTAGAGCCTGAGATTCTTCTCGACGGGGACCACCCAATCGAAAGGACACTTGAAGTGGCAGAAAAGGTCTGGTCCGAAGTCTTCTATTACTTGGCCGAAAACAATGTGGTGTTCGAAGGAATCCTGCTTAAGCCCAGCATGGTTACCCCAGGGGCTGAACACAAGGAAAAGGCTACTCCAGAAGCCATTGCAAAGGCTACCCTCACAGTTCTTAAAAGAAGAGTTCCTCCAGCAGTACCCGGAATCATG TTTTTGTCAGGAGGACAATCCGAAGCAGAAGCAACCCTCAACCTGAATGCAATGAACCAAAACCCCAACCCATGGCACGTATCCTTCTCGTACGCACGTGCCCTGCAGAACTCTGTCCTTAAGGCATGGCAAGGACATCCTGAGAACGTGGACGCTGCACAAAAGGCACTTCTGGTGCGAGCAAAGGCAAACTCCTTGGCTCAGCTAGGAAAGTACTCTGCTGCAGGCGAGGACGAGGAAGCCAAGAAAGGAATGTTCGTCAAGGGCTATACGTACTAA
- the LOC126596508 gene encoding 2-oxoglutarate and iron-dependent oxygenase domain-containing protein CP2-like isoform X2 — protein MATDGAADRRRPPPQMLSAGNNGNCVMSLSNRLRLMPNKEHKAESYEDLQQLEFSPLLFSSLERYLPPTMLNASRDLKLQYMRDILLRYSPESERTRVQRHREYRQKIIAQCAHYQPLQRELYTLQAAKFFVPSFLRAISENTEASFRNILSEASPGVYTFEMLQPDFCELLLTEVENFEGWVHETNFRIMRPNTMNRYVFFPEVGGSTLDTHHGFVVEYGSDRDVELGFHVDDSEVTLNVCLGKQFSGGDLFFRGVRCDKHVNSETQSEEIFDYTHVPGRAILHHGRHRHGARATTSGHRVNLLLWCRSSVFRELKKYQKDFSKWCGECKREKKKRQRQSIAATKLEILKRDGQTAS, from the exons ATGGCTACGGACGGCGCGGCGGACCGACGGAGGCCACCGCCGCAAATGCTGAGCGCAGGCAACAACGGGAACTGCGTGATGAGCTTGTCGAACAGGCTGAGGCTGATGCCGAACAAGGAGCACAAGGCGGAGAGCTACGAGGACCTGCAGCAATTGGAGTTCAGTCCCTTGCTTTTCAGCTCGCTGGAGCGCTACTTGCCTCCCACCATGCTCAATGCCTCACGTGACCTCAAGCTCCAGTACATGAGGGACATCCTCCTCCGGTACTCGCCCGAGAGCGAACGCACTCGT GTTCAACGACATCGAGAATACAGGCAGAAGATCATTGCACAGTGTGCACACTATCAG CCTCTACAAAGGGAGTTATACACGCTGCAAGCTGCAAAGTTCTTTGTCCCCTCATTTCTCAGAGCAATCAGTGAGAACACAGAGGCTAGCTTTAGAAATATACTGTCTGAAGCCTCTCCTGGAGTTTATACCTTTGAAATGCTTCAGCCGGATTTCTGTGAATTGTTATTAACTGAG GTGGAAAATTTTGAAGGGTGGGTCCATGAGACAAATTTCAGAATCATGCGACCAAATACAATGAATAGATACG TTTTCTTCCCAGAAGTTGGCGGATCCACACTGGATACTCATCACGGTTTTGTTGTTGAATATGGAAGCGATAGGGATGTAGAGCTTG GTTTTCATGTGGATGATTCAGAAGTCACCTTGAATGTTTGCTTgggaaagcaattttctggtgGAGATTTGTTCTTTCGAGGTGTTCGATGTGATAAACATGTTAATTCAGAGACACAATCTGAG GAAATCTTTGATTATACTCATGTTCCGGGACGTGCCATTCTTCATCATGGTCGCCATCGGCATGGTGCTAGAGCCACAACATCGGGGCATCGAGTCAACTTACTATTATGGTGCAGAAG TTCGGTGTTTAGAGAGCTGAAGAAATATCAGAAGGATTTTTCCAAATGGTGTGGAGAGTGCaaacgtgaaaaaaaaaagaggcagCGTCAATCAATTGCTGCAACCAAACTG GAAATACTCAAGAGAGATGGACAAACCGCCTCTTGA
- the LOC126596508 gene encoding 2-oxoglutarate and iron-dependent oxygenase domain-containing protein CP2-like isoform X1 produces the protein MATDGAADRRRPPPQMLSAGNNGNCVMSLSNRLRLMPNKEHKAESYEDLQQLEFSPLLFSSLERYLPPTMLNASRDLKLQYMRDILLRYSPESERTRVQRHREYRQKIIAQCAHYQPLQRELYTLQAAKFFVPSFLRAISENTEASFRNILSEASPGVYTFEMLQPDFCELLLTEVENFEGWVHETNFRIMRPNTMNRYGCVLDDFGLETMLDKLMEDFIRPLSKLFFPEVGGSTLDTHHGFVVEYGSDRDVELGFHVDDSEVTLNVCLGKQFSGGDLFFRGVRCDKHVNSETQSEEIFDYTHVPGRAILHHGRHRHGARATTSGHRVNLLLWCRSSVFRELKKYQKDFSKWCGECKREKKKRQRQSIAATKLEILKRDGQTAS, from the exons ATGGCTACGGACGGCGCGGCGGACCGACGGAGGCCACCGCCGCAAATGCTGAGCGCAGGCAACAACGGGAACTGCGTGATGAGCTTGTCGAACAGGCTGAGGCTGATGCCGAACAAGGAGCACAAGGCGGAGAGCTACGAGGACCTGCAGCAATTGGAGTTCAGTCCCTTGCTTTTCAGCTCGCTGGAGCGCTACTTGCCTCCCACCATGCTCAATGCCTCACGTGACCTCAAGCTCCAGTACATGAGGGACATCCTCCTCCGGTACTCGCCCGAGAGCGAACGCACTCGT GTTCAACGACATCGAGAATACAGGCAGAAGATCATTGCACAGTGTGCACACTATCAG CCTCTACAAAGGGAGTTATACACGCTGCAAGCTGCAAAGTTCTTTGTCCCCTCATTTCTCAGAGCAATCAGTGAGAACACAGAGGCTAGCTTTAGAAATATACTGTCTGAAGCCTCTCCTGGAGTTTATACCTTTGAAATGCTTCAGCCGGATTTCTGTGAATTGTTATTAACTGAG GTGGAAAATTTTGAAGGGTGGGTCCATGAGACAAATTTCAGAATCATGCGACCAAATACAATGAATAGATACGGTTGTGTTCTTGATGACTTTGGCCTTGAAACCATGCTTGACAAGTTGATGGAGGACTTTATACGTCCTTTGTCTAAAC TTTTCTTCCCAGAAGTTGGCGGATCCACACTGGATACTCATCACGGTTTTGTTGTTGAATATGGAAGCGATAGGGATGTAGAGCTTG GTTTTCATGTGGATGATTCAGAAGTCACCTTGAATGTTTGCTTgggaaagcaattttctggtgGAGATTTGTTCTTTCGAGGTGTTCGATGTGATAAACATGTTAATTCAGAGACACAATCTGAG GAAATCTTTGATTATACTCATGTTCCGGGACGTGCCATTCTTCATCATGGTCGCCATCGGCATGGTGCTAGAGCCACAACATCGGGGCATCGAGTCAACTTACTATTATGGTGCAGAAG TTCGGTGTTTAGAGAGCTGAAGAAATATCAGAAGGATTTTTCCAAATGGTGTGGAGAGTGCaaacgtgaaaaaaaaaagaggcagCGTCAATCAATTGCTGCAACCAAACTG GAAATACTCAAGAGAGATGGACAAACCGCCTCTTGA
- the LOC126596514 gene encoding E3 ubiquitin-protein ligase RHA2A-like has translation MGLQSQLNDVSSDSIPLLLIALIASSINHLRSSLLALLHFLGLSPHPNPGSDYDEGLAAGPAVGSGLAGLVILSDQLALNRHLSYPYDRDDAVATARDCNCVVCLCTLGDGEQVRMLQCRHVFHKHCFDSWLDHLNFNCPLCRSPVVHRDGVALTRRRLSRDLLHWFSIS, from the coding sequence ATGGGGTTACAAAGCCAGCTCAACGACGTCTCGTCCGACTCCATCCCGCTCTTACTCATCGCACTCATCGCCAGCTCCATCAACCACCTCCGCTCCTCCCTCCTCGCCCTCCTCCATTTTCTGGGCCTCAGCCCCCATCCCAATCCAGGCTCAGACTACGACGAAGGCCTTGCTGCCGGCCCGGCCGTGGGCTCGGGACTCGCGGGTCTCGTTATCTTGTCCGACCAGCTCGCCCTCAACCGCCACTTATCCTATCCATACGACCGCGACGACGCCGTTGCCACCGCACGGGATTGCAATTGCGTGGTGTGCTTGTGCACCTTGGGGGATGGTGAGCAGGTCCGCATGCTCCAGTGCCGCCATGTGTTCCACAAGCACTGCTTCGACTCCTGGCTCGACCACCTCAACTTCAATTGCCCTCTCTGCCGCTCTCCCGTGGTACACCGGGATGGCGTCGCGCTCACGCGCCGCCGACTCTCCCGCGACCTCCTCCACTGGTTTTCCATCAGCTGA
- the LOC126596513 gene encoding uncharacterized protein LOC126596513, which produces MRRVQCSFTTSTIIFPFRLKGDPSGCGDPDYEFSCVNGKTILEIFPGKYYVHNISYDDQNLRLVDVNFANGSCSLPPGSVKTADGKVMDFRFQGAVIYYASRFRFIKCSKNISSLPTAANYTRVPCLAATNGSYFYAVYVPEYYYPPQPSCSLVAVAPVDYHPDMKFTSYEAVMKLLQAGFDIGWSVKCRDCSLAGKGCAVSSWVKPLTYECYTDAEYKEPTELQIILIYVAMGVGALIGLLCIILILVVVIRRCRRTRNEAKRNLQNQNQQSLTP; this is translated from the exons ATGAGGAGGGTTCAATGTTCATTTACCACTTCAACTATTATATTCCCTTTTCGTCTAAAGGGCGATCCATCTGGCTGCGGGGATCCTGACTATGAATTTTCTTGCGTGAACGGAAAAACCATCTTAGAAATTTTCCCGGGAAAATACTACGTGCACAACATTTCATATGATGATCAAAACCTCCGTTTGGTCGACGTCAACTTTGCCAACGGATCCTGCAGCCTTCCGCCTGGATCTGTCAAAACAGCGGACGGGAAAGTCATGGATTTTCGGTTCCAAGGAGCTGTGATCTATTATGCTAGTCGTTTTCGATTCATCAAGTGCTCCAAAAACATCAGCAGCCTGCCAACAGCTGCTAATTATACAAGGGTTCCATGTTTGGCCGCAACAAACGGGAGCTATTTCTATGCTGTTTATGTCCCCGAGTACTATTATCCCCCTCAACCGTCATGCTCGCTTGTTGCAGTGGCTCCGGTAGATTATCATCCGGACATGAAGTTCACTTCTTACGAAGCCGTCATGAAACTATTGCAGGCCGGGTTTGATATTGGATGGTCGGTTAAGTGCAGGGACTGCTCTTTGGCTGGTAAGGGATGCGCAGTAAGTTCATGGGTTAAGCCACTCACCTACGAATGCTACACAG ATGCAGAGTACAAAGAACCCACAGAACTTCAAATAATCTTAATATATGTAGCAATGGGTGTGGGAG CTCTAATTGGTCTGTTGTGTATAATTCTTATACTGGTGGTCGTAATCCGAAGATGTCGTAGAACTAGAAACGAAGCCAAGAGAAATCTCCAGAATCAAAATCAGCAGTCCTTGACGCCATAA